The Sardina pilchardus chromosome 24, fSarPil1.1, whole genome shotgun sequence nucleotide sequence CTTTCAGGACTAACACTTTGCCAAACCCTCACTATCAACCTATTTGACGGTGTCATTAACTACCTGTggcagtttctttttttctatctgGACTGAAAACACCCAAGTCCTCCATAAAAACACAAGTTGACTATCATATCACTGAATTGAGTGAAGAAGAGACGTTTGGGAACTTTAGTTGTGCTGAGTGGCACTGTCGTGGTTCTTCCAAGTGCAAAGGcacataaatatattttacttAAATAACATCTCAtgacatgcaaaaaaaaaagttaaacatgcgcacgcacacaccttctTGAGCTGTAGAAACgcatgctacatttgcatcTAATTTCCACTGTGCAGTTAAGCGAGAAGATTTGTCCACAAAGAGACAATGGGGTTAAATATTAACCTACGCGAAAGGTTGGAACTAACTAAACGGAACTTGGGACTAATCGTCTGTTATGTGGGAAAAAACACAATATCGAATCACAAGGATGAAATACTATGGATATTAATTGAGCAACACTATCCTCTTAATAAAAACAGCTCGTTTTGATTACCTTGCATTTCTGAGGAATAGGTGAGGTGGCATTGCAGTACCACGAACAGAATAAGCAATTTTGCCAGCAGTCCGCGGAACTCCACTCTGCGCGTTTCTGCTCCCATTGATAGTGTTATCCTCGACACTTTTACGCgcagtgggaaaaaaaaacttagaaatgttttgcaaaataaaaaagtCTGCTTGTTTGCTGTGGACGTCTGCACTGTGCGCTCTTGTGATAATGTGGGCTCCTGCACAGCTGACCGGCTGAGTTGGTGCGCTGACCTGCGAGCTTGGCTGAAGAATGTTCAACGGATGTCTTGATGCCGACTCACTCCGCTTGGGGTACCCAGAGCCGAACACGTTCCTCGTGCTAATGAGAAACAGTTGGACCGCAGGCGACAATTACTGTGttgggggagaagagagatctATCATCGGGCTATTGGAAATCTTGGAAATTGAAAATCCAGCTGCTGCCCGTTCTACGATGCGTTTCCGAACCACACCACTATGCCACGCGATTCCCCCCTTAAAACACGCGTCTTCCTTCCCTACATTAATGGACGCTCGTCAGGCAGACCTCATTGTTTGATGATGTACCGTAAAATTACTCACTAATTGCTGATAGATACAACTACAGACTGGATGATCATGGCCTGTTTAAAGCCCCTTCCTCCACAACTTGGTTTTCCTTTGCAACACGTCTCCAATATCCTCACCAAACATCCATGAATTTGACTGTGGTGTTTATAAACGGGCTTCAGTTATTTGTTTgattaacttttttttgttttgtttaacgcactgttaatgtaatgtattcATGAAGTAGGCCAAACGAAAATTTATCATCATTAGTTCTCTGGCCAAGTTTATTCACAAAATAGCACTCTCATCTGATAAAGAACATTTGTCTAGTTTCATTGAGTAATAAGTATTAATTGTTCTTTTCACTGTGGCTAGACATTGCAGTGCCATTACAGTTGAGCTGCATGACTCTTTTGACATCAATTCCGAAGCCTAACAGCTCACTCCTCTGATAAACATTTATTCCTAATTTATGAACATAATGATAACATGTTATGGCAGGCTCGCATATACACATTACTGTCTGCCTTAACTCATTCAGTGCTTTACCAGGGCAGACTGGAAGAAAAGTTAAAATTTAATGGAATCActtactgtagaaaaatgttACTCGAAAGAAGACAGGGGTAGTGAACTGCACTAGAACTTTTTTTTGAGTGTAAGTGCCTTTGAACCAGGATGACACTGCCAACATGTATAATTGCCCCTATCCCATTTTAGAGACTCTTTGTACATGGACCATTGTGACACACAAACCACAATTCTAGTTAAACATCCGACTGTGGCCAATCTGTGGCCAATAAAATGCATCTTGTTTTGCTAAAGCCCTACATGCGCCTAGTTTATTTCTTGCTTGTGACTCATACTTATGTTCAACTTCAAGATGTAGATGTGTAGGGCTCGTCTAAAACAACCTTCAATGTCCTTTTAATATTTTGTCAGATACAGAAAATCTTAACATTTACACTTATTAACATGtagtcatttagcagacacttttaattCAAAGTGACTAAcacatgtcaactatattacaaagGACTATACactgtccctggagcaacttggagttaagtgccttgctcaagggcacaacggtggaagccgggaattgaacgcacaacttttcaggctactgcatgctagcccagctctttagccactacgctaccaccactcACAGGATGCCTTTCATTCgtgtccttccttcctcagtactcgtcctcactgacctacataaagaatgatggggcggcaacaatgggatagtctatccagggttacttatagatcagtgggtagGAGCCTGGAGgcccgagcatcgaggatcgaggatcgaggagagaagttgagaggcacccacagtctgctgtggttgaaggtctggagagaggaagaactagcctgacgagccagacccacatcaacaTGTAGGGTCTGGAAGctcaccataggcagggctcaatcggaggggtgggataaactgttgtctttcaaactcccTCTCCACATAATAGGATTGCGCTACAatcaatcatcttcttgttttcaagtagcagcagtagcaggatGGGGCAACCACGCTTAATGGTCGCAAATTATGGTCGCacgtcagtcatcattatgttaaacCCGCCCACCAactctatacacaatgtgattggccTGATCGTTGTTTCACATttccagctcccaagtcaatggagagttgctagactaccccaggggcgtctagatttctaggctaaggaGGAACGGGTTCGGAGACTAAACACACTAAACACAACTGAGTCAGGAGCCTTTAGTCTGTGAAAGATGACTTCATTTTTTTAATGACCTGAAATCAAGTCAATCAATTCTGTTTGCCTGAGTAAAAACCTGACAAAACATAAGTCAATGTGTTTTGAGACCTGAACCGAAAAATAATGACAAACTCTGAAAAAGAGGTATACAGTACCATTACGGTGTCAAGATCAGTTGGAGCGTCTTGGTACAGTACAATACCCAATCACATCAGTGTTTCCCTGTTTCAGCATAGCAATGAAGCCATGATCTGATGGCAAAaatattgaacaaataaaaaatgaataacAGCAATATTAACAAAGGGCATGTCCTACATGTGGCATAGTGTTTAACCAGTGATTACTCATGAGTGAGGTTATTTGTGCTCTTTGGCAGATTaacttaaaaaacaaaaacaaaccaaaaaaaaaaaaaggaatgggAGAAGAGAGCTGCAATCCCCACCCTTCGAGTCAAagtctgtcacacaaacacctgtTCACTTCTAACTGTGGCGTCCCCTACGGTCTCCATCATCTTCATCTCCCTGGTTCTGCTACTCatcttcctctgcctcctcctcctcctcctcctcctccacgctCACAGGGATGCTCTCTATCGCCCCCTGGGGCCGGAGGTCCTTGAGGGAGATGATGCCCGTCAGGATGGCGTAGCCCAGCATAGCACCAATGGCCACCAGCGCAGACAGGAACTGGTTGCGTCTCTTGTGGGGCTCGTTGTCAATGTCCCCGCCGTCAGGCTGGACGGACATCTTGCGAGTGGGTGGCTCTGAAATGGACAGAATGTGGTTTAGGGGGTCAGTTGATATTCAGTTCGAAGTCCGATGTCACGGGCCCAACAGCTTTTAcgtgaaaagacgtttactaGTGTAGCCTGGCAgtttttgcaacttgtaaactttgtcatcatcatctctgcgcaaaacaaaatcgctaaactttaacagagtaattaCTGCAGCTGTGAAGATGATATCTTCAAGGGTAACTCcaaggcttccgcgaaaaataggATTTCATTGGGTTGAGGCAGTCAGTAgtagatgacaattttcttaaaggctactcagaatagcggaaaaaTTATTACATTATCAAATTGGTCAGAGTCAGACACAGGAAATTATGTAACTTttgggcagaggtggaaaaccccagcttcagaaagtaaaagtctaatcatgtattggttctatctgtgcacttaacacaggtgatctcgtcAATTGGCTGCTCTAccttagaatcagctggtttaagtgagtggttggcacagatatgtggtaggacttttactttctgaagctggacttttccacctctgcttctGGGTTGCATTAGGCCGCACCGGACCACATCAGTCAAAGCATTGACCGGTTTGGAGAACAAGCTGGAACTAGACCGACTTCGCTCTGACAGAGACAGGTGGTGCATGATGTGTGCGCTGTGGAGAACTGAAGCATTTGGCCAACAGCGCTGTTAcatttgtgagtgtgaaagTCAGTTTGCATATGTTTTGGACGACACAGAGATAAAACTGATAAAACTGTTATTGCAAAGTGAATACAAAATGAAGAGTACAAATATATTGAATACTGAATAACGTTTACACAGGAATAAATCATTAAGAGCACCAACACTCCCAAACATTGCAGTCTCCGACAATTGGTCAACAACAACAGTCGATGACTGCCGTTGCTAGCCCATGTCACTTAGGACAAAAGTGTCCACTTGTACACTCGACCTCAGACAATGTTAACCTTTTAAACATAGCATGAAAACGGTCACTAACCTCGGACATCAGAGGGGAAGTAGAGGACGAGAATGTTGGTGCAGAATTGCCGCAGGTTGTTAAGAGATGTGAGATGGTTCTGGAGTCTCCCGTTAGGTAGTTTGATCTTCAGCAGAGGAGCCAGGTGGCCGAAGACGTACGCGTCCAGAGACGACGGCCTGGAGACAAGCACCAGATGGACATCAAATCACAGTGTATCTCCGTCTCTCAGTAAACGTTCACATTTAAATATTTAACTTGCGTTCCCATATGTCATCATAACATATGGtgaatgttttttattatttcaattTTCAACGCAATTTCACTTCTAGAgctccaaaacattacacatgtctcatggcgctttacagagtgttaaacattcattATACAgatacctccataagtatttgaacacatgctaaagttgcctatacagaggaatataaaatcatcttttggaacaTAGgagttccaatacttatgagcgctgtattttaaggaaaaacatttatttatttacaataaaattatttattcacaaagaaaattgatgtccttaaagcaACATTTAAGAGTTTTTCGTACAgtaacataatgtttccaaaattatttcagcggttcatcaactcgtaacagggtgaacggcacttctgcattcacttcgcggccctctatcggttTCCAAAAGGTGATTttgtattcctctttatagtcaactttagcatgtgttcaaatacttaaGGAGATGTATGTGGGAATGGGGTATTTTTCTCCATCGAAGGTCACTTACGAATCTCCGAAGAAAAACTTGTGTGACCCCAGCCGCTGCGAGAGGAGGGTCATGCACTCCAGTGCATCCTGGTAGAGCTACAGACAGATGGACGTTTGGTTACAAagctgaccaatcagcactCCCTCTTCATATCTTCTGTTTAgatccatccatctattcatcTAGCTTATGCAAGCATTACATCATGGCTAAAACTGAAAACGTTCAAAGCACTATAATAACCGTAATGATCCAACGCACCAGTGTAAGCAGTGTAATTGCATGCAATTGCATGACATTAGTTAAGCTACGTGAAAAAGTGCAGTGGGCACTCtttgctccctctcctcttttcattACCCTCCTTCAGTTCCAGAAACACTGATGCCAGTGGGTGGTTGCCACAGTAACCCAACGGTTAATCCCATTACCTCAGTGTTTTGTAAACAGTGGCCATGCTTAGGCTAGTTTTCATGAAGCCTGCTTGACCTCCGGGGGTCATCCATATTGGACTATGAATGGAAGAAGATCCTTTCATCAAATAAAGTGGAGACCGTTTATAGTAGCAGGCCATGAGTGATGCGCTAATGCACCTGGTAAGGCCATCGTGGCATATCAAAACAGCCATCTCCACGGCTTCATTATCGCCATCATTCTATCATTCATTACCCACCTCCCTCTATCATCCCCCCTTCTTTTTCCTCCTTCACtgacctctttttctctctttttcctccattTGATTTTTCTTCCCCCTTTCCTGTCGTTGCTTTCTCTACCACTGTACGTGACCGCTCTCTCACTTATCATCTTAATCATCTTCGATCTGCGTTtactgtctctccctccattaTGTCTTCCTCTTTGTCTTCACTCCATCACAAAGATTATGATTCCAGTGACGTTTGTTTTCAAGTGGCTCTGACTAATGGGGGCAGCTTCAACAGATTCAGTTTCTCTTTCGCTAAATACTGTGAGATGTGGCATTGGGCCCTGGCAGAGATCTACGTTCTCCAACCACTGcctcacctccctctccagATGCTCCTCTGGCTCCTGCAGTGGCTCGGTCAGGACCATAtgcaacgccccccccccccccccccctccatcaacacacacactttgctgctttatttatttgttctttaATTCTTAATTTCACCCATTTcttctttcatttattttttctttctttcctccttaaCTTCCATTCTttcttatctttctttctttacttcTTTCTTAACTTcctttttcattctttctttagTCTTTCTTCTCAccttttctttattctttccTTCCTCTGCCCTCACCTCTTTCTCCAgatcctctctctgccctcacctctttctccagctcctctctctgccctcaccTCTTTCTCCAGCTCCTCTCCCGGCTCTAGAAAAGGGTCTCCCCTGACCAGCCGCAGTCTCTCCATCTGCTGGTTGTGCATGCGGTTGGGCAGCAGGAAGTTGAGGGGGAAGGTGATGTTCTCCGCATACCAGCGGCGTGTCACATCCACGTAGTTCTTGGCATCCACCCACAGGGTGTAGATCTGAAGACGAACatacaaagcaaacaaacaaacaaacaaacaaataaataaacacaacaatcATAACCATATACAGAACCTAAGAAAAGCAACGGGCACTGGCGGAAGAAAAATGAAGCCGGAAGATGGGGGAAAAATATACGGAGGGTTAGGAGAAAGGAAAAATATACAGAGACTTACTGTAGGAGAAAGGGAAAAGGTGTGGAGGGttaggagagaggggaaaggagcaTAATTGTGCTCTTAATAAGTGATTGCTCATCAACTTATGCTTTATTCATTCTTCCATACAAATGTAtttgagcgccgctggttgggcaggcagctcactgctccgggttaatgtgtgattcacctcgctgtgtgttcactgtgtgctgtgtgtgttcactaattcggttaaattgggttaaatgcagagaaacgaatttccctcacgggatcaaaaaagtatatattctattctatttgttCACGTTCATGTTTTGGATTTAAATGGACATTATGTTGAAGCAGAACACATTCCGTGCATGCAGGTGTTTAAAAGGTTAGGGCTAACTTAGCCCAACCATAGACATCATCTCAGGACTGTAAGGGTCAGCAAGAGGGACATAAAAGGACAACCAaaggcaaaataaataaatactattcACTTGGAAGGTACCAACAAATAATCAACATCATTTAAAGTTTAAGTCTAAAATTTAAGAGCTAAAATTCAGTAATACTGTACTGGTGTGCAAACACAGAATAGGCTGGAAGAGGGACATGGCAAGGTCATGGACATAAATTACATAAATTACATAAATTACTGGGTCACGGTTAGTGATATAGGTCAAAAGGGCTGGGTCAGAGGTCGCGATCAGTCAGGAGTCAGGTCAGGTGTTGGAGTTTAGAACAGAGAGTTACGTCGCTGTCAATGGTGGATGCATTCCTTGTGTGCGTCCTGGTGGGAAATGCCTTGGAGTATCATAAAGATCATAAACGCTTTCATTTTTCGACAGACTCGTACAGTTTGGGATAAATGTGCGCAAGTCAACAAAAGTTGACTAATCGCTTTTCAGCCTCGGAGCATTCTGCCCTTTTCTTAAGTCTTATGTGCCATGAAGCCATTTACGCGTTTTGGGAGGAACTAAAATCCTGTTTTTTCTTATGTATACAACTCTTGCACGCAATCAGCCACTGacttaagcacttttccagctaAGCACTTCTGAGGGCTGCATTGAGGTCAAAATTGACATTTAGCTAAGTCCATTCTTTGTTAGGCTATGTGAAGACGCATCGTTTTACTGTACACCCTGAAGCAAAGATTGTAGAGCGCTCTGTTTTCACATCTTTGCCCTGATCTGCGGACTGAATGTTCCTTGTACCTTATgcaccttaccttaccttaccttatcTACTACCCCAATCCTCCAATAAAAATGCATCACAAGAAAATACATTacggccccagtcgtggcgcgactggctggggcacctgcaccgcacgccggcgacccgggttcgattcccgccccgtggtcctttctggatcccaccctactctctctcccactcgtttccggtcaccctacactgtcctgtctgattaaaggcataaaagcccaaaaataatctttaaaaaaaaaaagaaaatacattacacctgctctgctgctcctgcAAAAACTGTGAGAAAAGGGCCTTagttgtgtaggctacttcagcggaaaaaaaaaaacgatgatGCTCAGAGCCTCACTCTTCCATACTACTGTATGCAGGGACATGAGGGTTTGGAGAGCCTCAACCCACCACTGACAAGCCagtgaggacaaggaggagACCCAGCGAGACAAACCGCTGGAAGGCCATCATCTTTTCTGACTAGACATCCTCTTCCTGCTGTGCCAACACGACTATGTCTCCTTTTATAGAGGAAATGGACGCCTCAATCCAGGCAGTGTCATTAACACAATGAGAAGGACCTAAAGGCCAGCCAAGTCCCCTTATCACTTTTTCAAGCTTGGAATTTGCCAAAATCTAAATTGCTAACAGAAAATACAAAGGCGGTTTGGATAGACTGTAGATCTGGCTAATTTTGTTAGCATGTCCTTTTAGGTTTCAATTCTGGCTAACCTTGTGAGAGTGGAAAAAATGGATTGGCTAGCTtcttaaacatcaacagaaatGTGTTAGTCAGTATCCGT carries:
- the mtx1b gene encoding metaxin-1b codes for the protein MAAPLELYSWKGDWGLPSVDADCLTVLAYAKFAGAPLKVHKITNPWRSPTGVLPALKTREDGSVSQPSKIIINLRKQKYNADYDLSAKEGADTLAFVSLLEEKLLPALIYTLWVDAKNYVDVTRRWYAENITFPLNFLLPNRMHNQQMERLRLVRGDPFLEPGEELEKELYQDALECMTLLSQRLGSHKFFFGDSPSSLDAYVFGHLAPLLKIKLPNGRLQNHLTSLNNLRQFCTNILVLYFPSDVREPPTRKMSVQPDGGDIDNEPHKRRNQFLSALVAIGAMLGYAILTGIISLKDLRPQGAIESIPVSVEEEEEEEEAEEDE